GACTTTGTTCTTCAGATGTATAAATTGCAGATGGGCTTTCCATAGTGAACGGTGGAGTGAAGTGGTACCAATATCCCCCTTGGTCACCTTATCAGGCACACACTACATCACTGCTTAGACGTAGGTGGCTGTTGAACAGCCTCAATGCGAGCGACGATATGCATTGACCGAGGTGCAGTCcaaaggagtgcacgaaacaaaacacatttGTTTAGTTATTTGCGATTGAGCATACTTCCTAGTTAATTACCTGAATAAAACTTGGAAAGACTAAAGTTTTATTCTAGCAGACAAACATGGGGCTGTTCGTTTCCCTTCCGTAGAAGCTCATGTATTGACAAAAAATAatgggaattccacaatatttacaagtTCACTGTGAATTACGTAATCGTGACAACTAAATGAAACCTGGCGTAATGTTAGAGTTGTCTTAGTGGTTAATTGACATATTTCTTTCGGGATAGTTTCAATAAAAGAAGTTACAGCTGTTTTTTTGTAACCATACTCCCATGTAGATGCCGATGTATTGACAgtagacgggaattctgtaacattTAGAACCTCGCTCTGAACTATATAATTATGAGTCCTAACAgccaatttcagtatgatttttttcccAGGTAACCTACCGAGCATTTGTGAGAAAGTTGGCGTTGGCACAAGATGTTTTCTGTTTGCCGCCACAATTCTTCCAGAGGGTGGCCATAGGCAGCTTTCCTCAGCATACAAGGTCAAGTTGTGTGGCACTGTATTTAACTACAATTTGCAAGGGAGCTGTCAAGCATGCAGGTCAATTCCGTGCTGTGCTCGCACGATGTACTAATAatatgttgcaacagaactgcttcttggcctagttggtgcttgctaaaaagACGTTTTTTTGCTGCAATTTACACGTactaaatctaatgaaagatggcgtggcacattttgcctgcgcactgcaaggcctgcatgtgcaaaccacgtttttctgagattaggactcttggcagaagtagatttcaaacagcatgtgagctaatggaagcttactgtataaaaaagaaaggtgcaaatTGCATTAGCGATACATCTATCATGCTCTAAAAAtcggaaactagattgtttgaccaCTGGGTAACGTAGATTTGTTAACAGCCAGcgcaatgtgtgtatgtgtatatatattcatGGGTCATAGTCCAATTAAACcagtgttgtctttatgtgtgtTCCTTTTGTGTTTGTTAAATTGCGGCAAAGAACGTCTTTTAGATGTACTAATGTGGCACCAACAGTACCATAGCTTCTCGAAAAACTATCTCGGAGGCTATGATGGCAGTAACGAGAACAAGTACACAAAAGTGTAGCCAAATTGGAGACCTGCGGGGGAGGGGGCAGCCTGTGCCTGGATTTATCTGCCATGCGTGTAGTTGTCCCAAGACGAAGGCTGAAATATTTTGCAGTACTAAAGGCAGTGAAGTAGTGTTAATCTGTCAGGAATCTTGGCATGGCTTTCTGTCAAACAGTGTGTCAAAGGGTTGACCTGCCCAGCCGACAGGTTCTTACCAGAAGTGCATTACCTTGATGGTATTTTCTAACCTGCCACCCACAGTCTCTTCTCAACCGAACATCCCCACCCGATGTCAGAGCCACTGACCTACAAAATATTGAGACATGAAATGAAAAGtcatatagagctgcgctcaaatttcgcgttgaggagtatcgtaatcgttggtgactTTTAGTTTTTGTAGTTCCCTGTGTGATGTCGGCCACATCAAAGGTGTCACTAATCACCAAAAAGCCCAATTTGTTCAAGAACTAAAATTCTTTAGCTTCACCCTCCTTGGCACACATGCTTTTGTGAGTATCCAACAAAGCGGAGAGCAGCGATACCTGTCGACTGAGGTCATCGCTAGATTTCAGAAACACTTGTCAACATTTCTGCCAACCAAAATTCTGTAAAACTACACAAAGAATTGAGATAGACCTCAAACAGTCTGAGCACATCGTCTAGGAGCATTGCTCAAGCAGTGTCTAGCTCGCTGGGGTTAAGGAAGAGCTTTCAGTCTATGCCATTTTGTGAATATGGGATAAATCTGGCAGAGGAGCAGGTGTCATGTAGGAAAAGTGGTGTTAAGGAGCACTAAGGAGAAAGGCAAAACCAGTTTAGACTGATAAGTACTCTCTGAACATTCCATTTTCATTAATTCTACACTAAGAGGTTCactattagatgagaaaataaaGTACTACCTTTGATGTTGCAAATTTTGTGTTGAGCCTCTAGTGTGGGTGCTTTAAAtgtatctttttcttttctctctctctctctctctctctgtttttctggTGTCACAGTAGAAGTTTCCGAAACTTCAAAGTTCTATTCTTGGCTCCTTTAGGTAACAATTTAAAAACTTAACTAGGCCATGCAGGCACTGTCAAAAGGCAATAGGTAATGACGAACttgtgcgggaacttcaaggtggcaTCACCACCTGTATAgatttttgcatcttttctggcttgcgAAGCCTACAATAAAAGTAAGAGTGGCCTTGTTGGTATTATAGAACTATAATTTACCAATACAGCTGAAATTCTTTGGAGTTTCTCTTAAAATGTCTTCCAGTTTTTGTGGCTTTACTACCTATTGTATAACCACTGGAATAAAATATTTTACATGGTTTTCAGTATTGAGTGAGTGAATGATGAAAGGATGATTGTGCCCTGTGCAGGTAGTGGGGCACTGTGCGTACTGGTGGCCACCAAGCCAGACCCAGATTCATTCCTTGATGCACTGGGCTCCAGTGCAAATGACCTGCTGCTGCTGAGTGACAGGACGCGCAACCCAGAATCTGAGGCACATGTGCGGCACCTGGAGGCATGTTGCTGCCATGGTGCTTTGCGTTCCTGGGACTTGCTGCTGGCAACAGTTGTGTGGGAAAGTGATCATGGTGAGGGATGCGACTTGTATGCAGCACGCTGCACGTACCTGCAACCACGGCCATTGTTTGAACGGCATCGACTGGTTGATGTTGGCCTCCTTGGAACATGGCTCAATCTGAGGCGCAAGATGCAAGACTGTGACGTCAACCACACACAGTGGCAATAAGACTGGTGCCAAGAGGAGACTGTCATGCAGATGTGCATCCACACACTGTCAGATAACCATATTATGACAAAACAGTTGTGGGAATAAAAACCTGAGGCTTAATTGAGTGCACTGATTATGAATAAATCAATGGTTAACAAATGAGAGATCATGTTCATTCTCAACATGCACAACCTGTAGGAACACGTGGAGTAACTTTGCAGTGTTGCTAATACATTTGCCATGTTAGCTTGTCGATTTAATAAGCAAATATGACATGAGCTACATCATAGTAGGTCCTTTTAGTTAGTACCATATAATGATGCACCGAGCTGATATATGCAGTGTCGCGGCAATAATTTTTCGTGCTGACGAGACAAAAACATGCTAAATGCTACTGAGCAGCTGTAAGAATCTTGTGCATCCCATCCACGTTCAACGGTAATGCTGGACACCAAGGCGGAGGTCACTGGTTTGTGCTCGGTAAGGACATGGAAGAAGCGTCCCTCTAGAAAATGTCGAAAGTGTTCCATAACCAAGTAGATGGCGAACAGCTCTTGGCCAAACATGCTGTAGCGATGGTCGGGGGGCACCAGCTTCTTAGAAAAGAAGGCGATGGGCTGCCAAGTACCAGCAACAAACTGCTGCAAGACTGCACTGACAGTGGTGTCCGATGCATCAGCCATGACAGATGCTGGGGCATCAAATTTGGGGTGGACAAGGAGCATTGCACCGGCAATGGTTTCTTTGGTGCCTCTAAACGTGTGCTCAGTGGTGTTGTTCCAGGCCACGGGAATATTCGGTGTCCTGAGAGAAGGTCGTGTTGAGACTGCAATATATTGGCGAAGCAAGGAATGAAGCGACAGTAATAGTTGCGGAGGCCAAGAAATTCAGGCAGTTGCCTGGTGGTGGATGGCTGAGAAAAACTCACAGATGGCTGTGATGCGGGTCAGGAGTGGATGAATGCTGTGTGCAGTGATGCGAAGGCCAAGGAAATCCAACTCCATAACGCTGAACGGGCACACTTTGGAACATTAACGACAAGACCAAACTTGCAGAGTCTTGCGAGCACTTGACGTAGATGGAGCTTGCGAGCTTTGGCTGTGGTGCTGTAGATGAGGATGTCATAAGATAGGCAAAACAGCACGTCAAGCAACGTAATACCTGGTCAACGAAACGCTGAAAGGTCTGGGCCACATTATGAAGACCGAAAAGGCATGTGCAGATATTCGAACAGGCCAAAGGATGTTATAATAGCGGTCTTGGGATGAGGATTGCACAGGAATCTGGTGGTAGGCTTACAACAGGCCGACCTTGCTAAAGAATCGTGCAGGGGGTACAGTGCCAACGTATCCTGAATGCGAGGTATTGGTACCAGTCCGGGACAGTGGCCTTGTTGAGAGCACAGTAATTGCCGCAGGGGGCGCCGATCTTCTTGGGGCATGACATGGAGTGGCGAGGCCCACGAATTGGAGGAGGATGAATGAAGCCAAGGTCAAGCATGTGTCCAAACTCTTCTTTGGAGACAGACGATCTGGCGCAAGGCGATGAGCCCGGGCAAACACCGGTGGGCCAGTCATGATAATATGATGTGTCACGCTGTGAGCGACTGCGGACTGAAAGGAGGAGGGTCGGAAGACGTCCAGAAACTCGGCAAAAACGACTGACCATGAGTCGGGAATGGCCATGTGCGCCTAGAGAAGCTGAAGTGGTGGAGCGCAACAGGAAACTCCTTGGACGGTTAAGCTCGCCTTGGAGTCCAAGATGCACTGGGCTGCTTGTCGGCAACCAACTTGTAGTGCCAAAGAAAGTCAGCTGTGATGACAGGCTGGCGCACGGTCGCGATGACAAAGATTGAGCAAAACGTATGTCTGAGGCCGATGTCAAGAGTGACCGACTTTTGTCCGTACGTCCGGATGGTCAATGCATTGACTGCAGTGAGAGGAGACGAGTTGGGAGGATGGCGGTGCTCAGCCAACGTATAAGAAAGGAAGCAAATCTCGGTGCCAGTGTCGACGAGATAGCGGACTTTGGTGATGCAGTCGGTGACGTGAAAAAGGCGACTGGATCTGGGGCCGGGAACAGTGGTCACCGTCAGAGTTCGGCCCAAACATTTCCCATGTAGGAGCAGAGCTAGCGGCACTGGTTTGCATGAGAGCCATAGCAACGGTGGTACCAGCAAAGCACAACGGGTGGCTGGGACGGCAAGGTCGTGATGAAGAGCGCGGCTGTCAGCTGTCAGTTGGACTACTTGCCGTGCGAGCTCTTCGTTAGCTTCGAGGAGATATGCATGGCTGTCGCTAGGGGCTGTGCCTTGGGACGGAGGGTCAGGCAGGCGATGAACTGTGGCCATGGAGGGAAAACCAACATCCATAATctttacgagcaataaaaacagtgctaaacgacaggacgagtgaagggacacagacaacagcgctgactaacaaccaaagtgcctttattctttcagtcagcatatatatgctccaccgctatctcaaaccacagaatcaacagaattgggcatgcgcagggggattGCAATTAATGcaataggaaggcaatctccttcggaaggagagaaataaaGGGAAGggttacacatgcttcgccgctaacacaaatgtggaaagcttcggaaataaggcgtgcgcggtcatcgcgatattttgacaggtaggtcacatcttcgaaagatggcttgcagccgcattcattgcaatgcagtgacaactgactatcttttgctcgtttttgaaatttgtttgagtgctcgcgcatgcggtcattgatgctCCGTTTGGCCAATATAAAAACACATAGATGAAagaggaatcttataaaccacataGTCACAACAATCACCAACAAACTTctgtctgtgctgctttttacaactttttttgttgttcttggttacccgattgacttgatggcacaggctacctaacttatttttggcagtgaacagcaacctgacgcctgccctgctgacaacctttttgagattgtgtgcaacctggtgaacatatggtatacccgcaaccatttgccgtgagcgattctcggatagagcagctgccgactgctttcctttaaggttcgttgcaaggctttcagcgatgctggtcaaaagcGGTACTGGGAAACCTGCGAGTTTGAGCCTGGCTACTTGCTTTTtgaagcttacatccacttggtggtcataagaccggatgagggccgccttcatgcagtatcttgctataccgcgcttgactatcttcGAGTGAGCGGACGAAAATGGGAGAAGGCtcttatgagaccgaggagcgtaacctcaacatacatgattgcttgagaacgatagctccaagtctaagaaacgaggcttgttgtctgacggatgctccaTGGTCAATTCAAAAGAATCTAAAACTATGCGGAACAAGTCAAATATAGTAGCAGCATGCTGCACATCAGTAGtgttagtattgtaaaaaattaaaaagtcattgacgtatcgcatcacttttacagtgcttgtctggctgagcttagttacaagattgcggtcatagctggctaataaaatgtcactaagaacaggggctatacatgaaccgatgcacacacctttcttctgtataaaaagcttatcgtccattgaaacgaaagtggaaagcatgcaaaaccttaaaagctctaaaaacttgtcgacattgataccacatgcattctgaaacctaAGAGCACCATATTTGTCAAtgcaatggccgacttcaatgcatacatcttgaGGCAAGGAGTAATATAAGTCCTTGATGTCCACAGAAAAGGCTCGGACAGCCTTTGGACATTCCTCACGGAGGAAGGTGGAGACAGTACCTGGCGTCCTTATGAGGAAGGGGTCATCGATGTCGAGGAGGCACAAAAACCTTTGCAGGAACACTCCCACTTGTCGTTGCCAGGTTTCGCGCTCAGAAACAATGGCCCGAAACGGGCACAGTTCCTTGTGCGTCTTGACGCTGAAAAACACAGAAAGACTGGTTCCATTGCAGGCCAGCTTGGAGAGTCTGGCTTTTTCGCAGAGCTGAACACCCCTTGTTTTCACTTTCGCAGGAGCCACTCCATGCACTTCCTTGAAGTTGCCTAGAATGGCCGAATCTGCTTTGCTCTTGTACAAGCCACCAGGCATCACGACAAAACCACCTTCTTTGTCGGATATGAGCAGCTTGAGCCCCGCATTGCAAAGGACGGTCACTGCTGTACCGAGCCGAACTGTGTTGCCTTTTTTAACCTGCTGGGGCAGGCAGTCGACACCTTCTCTGATGCATCTGTCAGCTTCATCTGTTCTTGCTCTACCAGCACCTGTCCTGACGAGGCTGAGCAGTTCTGTCTTGTCCAGAGCAGGATGCTCACAAAATTTAGGACCAAGCTTGAGTAGATTGGCAACATTGTTCGAATTTGAGGCATTCCCGAATGTCGTTACCTCTTGGCTTTGCCCCGGATTCCTACGTCCTCTCCTAGGCAGTCGAACCACCGAGTTGCCCCACAGGAAGTCTGCTGAGACGCCATTCGCAAATCTTGAAGAAAGTTCTGAACACTGTGGAAATGCAGCTCGTTCTGGTTCACAACCTGCAAGCAGTCGGTGTAGAAGCATACCTGTCGAAATGCTTCGGAGCGCAAAATTCGGCATGTTCTCTTTATGTGGCCCTCTGAAGGCGTCAGTCCCCCGAACAACACGGCGACTTCCAGCGGTAGGTAAGAGGGCTAGAGCGAGTAAGTGTAGAGGCTAGCTCTACAATTTGCGGTGGCGAGCAAATTGATGAAAAAGACTGAACGGAAACATGAGAAAGGCACACACGAAGGAAAAGAGCCCGATGTAGAAGAAATAAACTGCAGAAGAgtatgcatttgggctggttggttcatgattacgagcaataaaaacagcgctaaacaacaggacgagtgaagggacacagacaacagcgctgactaacaaccaaagtgtctttattctttcagtcagcatatatatgctccgccgctatcacaaaccacagaatcaacagaattgggcatgcgcagggggattgcaattaatgcgatgggaaggcaatctccttcggaaggagagaaatagagggaaggcttacacGTGCTTCGCTGCTAAtaaatgcggctgcaagccgtctttcgacgatgtgacctacctgtcaaaataccgcgatgaccgcgcacgccttatttctgaagctttccacattcaagttagcggcgaagcatgtgtacgccttccctctatttctctccttccgaaggagattgccttcctatcgcattaattgcaATCCCCCTGCGCATGCCAAATTCTGTCGATTCTGTGGTTTaggatagcggcggagcatatatatgctgactgaaagaataaagacactttggttgttagtcagcgctgttgtctgtgtcccttcactcgtcctgtcatttagtgctgtttttattgctcgtaatcatgaaccaaccagcccaaatgcgtactcttccaTAATCTTGTCAGCCGACTGGGCCAGAGGCTCCTAGGTCGAGAATGAAGACGCAGTCAGGATCATGCGTATCTGCTGGGGAAGGCATAGGAAGAAAAGTTCCTGGAGGAGTGTTCTGTCAACTGAAGGCAGGCCTCCAGCCAAGGCTTGCATGCAATGCAATAATCGCAAACAATCGCAGCAGTAGTAGGTGGAAGCGCTCCAACGTGGTCGAACTTGGTCAACTGCGAACTGAGGTGGTGGCAACAGAACAAGGATTCGGCGGCAATAAACCTAAGTTCCGAGTCCGTCGATCAGAACTCCGGGAGCTTAAGAGTGGAGACCTTGGGATCGTGAGGTAGCGGTGCTGACAGCAGTACTTGATTGAGAGAATCCGAGGCCATGGTTGACTGGATAAAAGGCGGACTACGAAGTCAGTGGGGCTCGAGCTCCACGCGGCAGTAGGCCCAGGGAAGCAGCTGAGAGCAATGACGCGAAGTCCGGAGTCACCAATTCGTGGGTGAATAAAAACCAGACAGATGCAAGTGCCTGGTGACTACAAATTACATTTTTAGCTGAGCCCGCTCAATCAGGCGGAAACCAGATTCCACCGATTCCACTGCTTGCGCACCGTCGGCATGCTGGGCGTGTTGTCTTTTGTGACTGGACCATTGTGGCACATAGTAGTGCGCTACATATTCATCCATCatactttctttgcttttttcgcAGTTCCCATGGTGTCCAATCTCTTTCATGGCAACACTTCATAGCTCAATTCACATGACGGAACAAATCGCCGATAATTCATTCGAAAGAATACTGCGACGCAGATGAGGTGCAACAAATCACGCCACTAGCAGCTAGTCTGCCGTGTTTTTGTGTATGGTGACATTTGCCAGCACTGAGCTACGTCATGTTCACCCACTGGCTGAATCGACAATTGGTCCTGTTATGTAAATCCCACTTTTACGAGCTGTACCACAaattcactgggtatgtgcagctCTCCAATGAAACTCccaccaacttaggtcactgagtAGATGCCATTGAGTGTGCAGCAACGAAGGAAAGAATTCTCAGCATTCGCAGGCACCAGCATGCCCCGCTTCTCATCCCGCAGGCCATGCACAGACTTGTTGACAGGGCCAGTAGATGGCATAGCGTGTGCAGATACAAGCATGAAAGAGGAGCTCGGTTGCCACATGACACATTTCTCGGCATTTGCACGCACCTGCACACCATGCAGTTCGGAAGCTTCGTGGCAGTACTGCTAGATGGCGCGGTGTGTTCTTAGGTAaaagggccaggaaatacctcgggtaacagaatataaataccttggcatatagataaacgaaggcaatagatatatggaaacacaggaaaaagcaataacagtgaaggggaagaggaaTGCAgctataatgaagcacagagcgctatggagatacaataggtacgaggtgctcagaggtacgtggaaaggtgtaatggttccaggacttacatttggaaatgtggttgtttgctttaaatcaggggtacaatcgggactcgatgtgaaccaaaggtcagtgggtcgccttgcatttggcgctcacgggaaggctacaaatgaagctgtgcagggtgatgtgggctggactagctttgaagtgagggaagctcgcagtaaaattgaatatgaagaatgactgaggaatatggaagaaagtaaatgggctgtgagagtgttgaggtatctgtacaggaaaaacattgattcacagtgaaggaaaagaactaggaagcttaccagcaagtatgcgggcTGTAGGGggggcaacacagcaacacataacgtcaagcggaaagtcagggaggccaaaaataatctcgtgggtggcggcaatgggaaagaaatctgccatgagtaactacttaagaagaaaaaacgaaatcaggaaagaaacacttTATAATACCTCAAAGGGACgctcattgcttttcgaagcgagatataagaaggaagaagaagcatgtgcttgctgcggtaaagctagggaaacgatggagcatgttttattagaatgtgaagacgtctacccagcggtcgatttaagcaccgctggcctccttgaagcccttgggttcagcgagagcagtggaaaagtaaacatgtccgcaatagggatttgtaagaggcgattggaggattggtggaagaaaagcagggaaacgacaaaaaacggagacgtacaaaagtacagttcgcaataggggatcagaaaatttgtttgtgggagttcatagtgtttttttttcttctttattttattgtttaacctaggtaggacataaggcagtataatagcatgagcatggtggtgcagcccaccgccctgttccaaaggggacgctcataacatacatacatccatccatccatccataagcGCAAAAGAATCTCGCTGCACTGCACGCTTCATACGTAACTCTTTCGACTGTGGCACTCTGTTGCGTTGGTatactgattcaatgctaaacacaTTAGTGCCAAGAGTCGTCATGCGATTAGTTCTCGCACAAGTTTTTTGATGAACAAGCACCAAGTTATTAAGCACTGCTGAAGCTATTTCTGATAAAGTACCCTCGTATAAGATTAATAAATAACGTTCTTTGTCTACAAGGATGTGCTAATTATTATTCTAGATGGCACAAATTTTGAATGTTTAGCTTCTGCTTTCAAAATTGCGAAGCACTCTGACCCTCACAAGTTTTTTCTATAAAAACCCGCAATCCTGATATGCCATTCAGTGCCATTTTGTCTGACAGGGACATGTGGCAAAGCATAGTCTCACAATATCTGCAAAAGAACCTGAAGCATTTGACAATTTTGGATCCTTATCATGTTAGCAACTCCGAAGCGGTGGTGGAAGTTATTGAAAACATAATCCTAAATGTTGCAGTGGATTAGTAATGTTATTTTATCCCACACAGTGAATTAATGGCTATACTCAAGACATTGGCCTGCGCGAGGAAATGCATCACAGTGAATAATGATGATGAATGTATTTGCTTGAATAGCGAAATTTTCGTCCCAAGCTTTCCCGAGTTGCTCTCCTTTCACTACCGTTGTGTCTTGGGGCAAAGGGCTTTATGTTCAACATTCTGGAACTTCCATGTCAGTCACTCTGATATTGAGTACAATCTTTTTAGGCATGATTAATACAGAGCTGCAATGTCATATTTCTTGATTTGTGaagattgtatatatatatatacgtggatGATTTTCTAGTGTTCAATAATTCTGATAATTGCTCCCGTAATGCTGTACATATTTGAAAACTTCTTAAAATTTTTACTTGCCCCATGAAAACCAAGCAGCAGTTTCTCGATTACAGATTGGTTTTTTAAGCGTATGACGTCTACTGGTATTAACTATTCTGTTAAGCCTATCCTTGATTACAGGTCAAGCCACTCAAAACTGGTGAAAAGAGAAATCATTAAAAAATTTGTGTCAAGGTCTAATTAAATTCAGTTTACATTATAAAGTCAACAAATTAGAACAGGCTGGCTATCCACAGAATGTTATCAGATCAGTTTATGTTAACATGTAATGAAAGATTACAACGAAGGTGCCAAATGCATAAcgtgcataaccaactcgcccaccagcatgTGCTCAGTGACGTAATGAAAGGCGTCGAGCAAAAGCCACACAGCCACAAAAATGAtctgaaaaaaattttgctgtCATTCGATAGGACAGCTCATGAACTAAAGCCCGCAGATGTGAGGTGTAAAGTTGACGTCCTGTT
This genomic window from Dermacentor albipictus isolate Rhodes 1998 colony chromosome 9, USDA_Dalb.pri_finalv2, whole genome shotgun sequence contains:
- the LOC135909213 gene encoding mitochondrial import inner membrane translocase subunit Tim29 isoform X1; its protein translation is MMIARLALRLGTYWKSLLQDYGAAVKDIVKDSRSRPGKAALMLAGSGALCVLVATKPDPDSFLDALGSSANDLLLLSDRTRNPESEAHVRHLEACCCHGALRSWDLLLATVVWESDHGEGCDLYAARCTYLQPRPLFERHRLVDVGLLGTWLNLRRKMQDCDVNHTQWQ
- the LOC135909213 gene encoding mitochondrial import inner membrane translocase subunit Tim29 isoform X2, which encodes MMIARLALRLGTYWKSLLQDYGAAVKDIVKDSRSRPGSGALCVLVATKPDPDSFLDALGSSANDLLLLSDRTRNPESEAHVRHLEACCCHGALRSWDLLLATVVWESDHGEGCDLYAARCTYLQPRPLFERHRLVDVGLLGTWLNLRRKMQDCDVNHTQWQ